The Amaranthus tricolor cultivar Red isolate AtriRed21 chromosome 14, ASM2621246v1, whole genome shotgun sequence DNA window GTCGTTTCCCACCTTGCAGATCAAATCTCCTCAAAAAAGGGAAATAATCAGCAAAATTAATCTTCCCTCCTTCTTCCATTGCCGCTTTTACAGCCTTCTTAAAATCAATCGCAATTTCCGAATCGGGATCGCCTAAATCTTCGGAAAAACAGGTGGTCGATAACAGATTCAGCGAAGTAGCAAACACTAATTGACCTATATCTATTACCTTACTTGATTTACTGCAATTTTCTACGAACGCAAGCAGATCGTTCATCTTATTTCTCCGGAGGTGTTGGTTCGCTACGATTCGAGCCGTCGACAAGATGTGGATGGTGCAGAACTTACGAGTATGCCGCCATTGATGTCCGATTGGTATCCAAACTAAGGAATATTTGTTGAAATTTTCTGCATCAAAAACAAATAATCCTCgttttttacaaaaagaaaTATCGTTTGATTTTAGAGCTTGTTTCGCATAATCAGCTGAAGATAATACGATTGTTTTTACTTGACCTAATTGAAGAGTCATGATAGGACCATGGATTTGTGCTAATTTAGCCAAGGCAACATGGGGTTTTGGATCAAATTCTAAGTTTCCTAAGATAGGTATTGGAGTGGGACCAGGCGGTATATTTTTTGTATCCGTATTTTTTGTAGCTGAAAGTAAGTAGATCAAAATTGGTATGAATACAACAAAATACAAGAAGCATATGTAATCCATGGATATGTGTTGTTGTGTATAATTTGTGGTGCAAGTATATATGTTTGAAACTACAACTTTTAGAaagaataatttgtgaattacagtTTAAACTTTAGCATTTTTACGAGTTATgatcttagttttttttttttaattacagtCACCAAAGTAttaatgttttcaaattcaGGCTAAAACACAGAATTTCGACCATTTTGGTGGTCGTAAATTTAGATTATGTGGTCGgagttatgtgtttttggcttgAACCTGTAAACTTTGGTATTTTtgtggttgtaattcgcaagGAATAAACATTGAGTCTGGaattcgcaaaagtgcgaaaTTTTAAGGCTGCGATTCGTAAACTATTCTTTTAGAAAATTGGTTTCAGaatatcatttttatttgttgttctcgTATGTTGTGTTTTGGAACCacgatttcatttgaaaatctacaattacttcaaatttagtgtttgacAAATTATATAATTCAAATGTGGAATTGAGTCAATTTCACccttataaaaaatatagttagAGTTGAGAGTTTGAGAAGGACTACTTAGactttgtcattctcaaattcttcatttataattttctaattGAAATCTATAACTTGAAATGAATATATTATTTCCAAATACAATCCTAAAAAATCATTCtaattatatcacaaattttaaatataattaactttattttttctcatttgaatattttatcagtgcttatatatgtatattatttatAGTCTCTAtatgtttttcattaatattatttaaatatttttttaataattatagcTCCATTAtattcaataattttattttaatattttttaatgcaaataaaaaagaaaaaattaagagtatatatttattttttaggaGTACGTGAAGTTGTTTCGGACAGGCAGTACAATTTCGTATTGTTTAGAAAAATGAGTCGTGCTCTAAAGATTTTATGCTGGATTCATATCAAGTCGCAATAACTGGATTTTGACTTGTTAAACTAAGGAACCTCTTGATGTTCTTCTCATGGTCCACATATTACTCATTATACCCCTTGATAATTAATTTATCTTATATTGTGTTTGGAAATaagtatttgattttaaatcatagatttcaattatgaaattattaatgaagactTGAGAACGACAAAGTTTGAGAGAAGTCGTTCTTTATTCCATCCTTATCTTTTAATCGGTTTTATAGCAATGATGGATTtgactcaaattcaaatttgaattttttattatttaccaaaacattaaatttgattcaaatttatattttcaaatgaaattatcatTCACAAACACAGTATTATAAATTTTGtggtaaagaatttgatgaatttttTTGTCTAGAAGCCTAACAGAAAGAATATAGagaaaatttgatgaatttCAAAGGCCcttgtggctcaatggataAAGCATCTGCATTTTAAGCAGAAGGTTTGAGGCTCGACCCCTACTAGGCGCAGGTATTAGCTTGGAGGGTTTCTTGACTGTGCACATCCTCTTTACTCACCCCTTAAGGAGAATAAAtatgatttgtccgcatctttcaggaaaaaaatTCTATTCAAACCCTGCTTGCTGGCAACATGGAGAACATGATGCGAAAAAGAAGGGGTAAGAAAAGCATGAGCAAGTAATAGGTAAAAGAAAGCATGAGcaaatagtgtaaaaataaaattgtttatgGATGTTATTTCTGTTTTCGCTTTTCCATTTTAAAATGTTCTATTTGGGCAAGAGAAACAAAAATGAATTCTATTTTGTTCACAAAGTTTATTGAAGGGTCTATTTTTATAATCAATGCGATcatcatatttaaaattttataggctctttataaaattaaaatattaaaatattgatgTATGTCTGAAAATCATTTAACATAAGAAATAACTAGTATTTATTTGTGATGGAAAATGTCCttagaaattttgaataatCATCAGAAAAACAAGATATAATAATCACGCTAGCTAAACTAAAACTAGAATAtatgtatacattattgtgaaAAATATAAAACGTCTTAAAGTCATgttcattgaacaataaaatgGTAATTTGACGTGTTTCCCTAAAGAACAAGAAAGACACATAACATTGTTCTTTACTATCTATGTATTTTATGCTTTGCTTAAATTATAGAAGTTGTACCGACTATTTAGGCTAGGGAAATATTACACGTACCATAACTATTTTCCTTAATTATCAAATATTGTAATAGGAtaagaataaataatattataaaaaaaataataacatcaaaatcTGACAACACCAAAATTCTAGCCAAAAAATATGTCATTTGGTCGAAAACAATTATTAGAAACACTATACTATATGAATGAGTATTCTTCCACCAATACACTTATGTTATTATTCAAGGAcaataataacatttttatattaattaattattttctttatactTGTGAAAAGTCGAAATATAATAGTGCAAGTATTATATATGGAACAGAGGTAGTAAATTGAAttattaacatttatttttctaaaatattataatcaatataaattataatttatttcttctaaaaaatgaataatgacTTCTTTTGCtagataattaataataataataataattacttctTGCACTATATTCTAACATGATCATTGACTATTCTCATCTATGCCATATTTAACAATAATTTAGACGTGCATACGTCTTCTATGGAGTGATGATTCATCCGCATACAACTAATTATTTACAAAtagacaaatagtgttgttgaCACAAATTGTATGCACGTCtaggaaataatttttaaaagtgtGCTAACCataaaatctaaaaaaacaATGTGCTTGTTATTATCAACACATACAATTTAGAGACGCCtaatgaaagataaaaaataaattcaattgtaatatttgaatttttgacATGGTAAACAAATTTAATCTAAAATTTACATGGTAATTTTAAGGTTTACCAATTAATTTTCATGACCCTTTcgacaaagtttttttttttatctttcgtTAGTTTTCTCATGTGGGCCAGGGCTATGATAAAGCCTACCACgtggaattaaaaaaaatatatgaagagtgttattattattattattattatttattatttagttaTAAATCTAATTATTATCCATTTGATTATCAGTTAATGTTACAATGATTTCTGTAATAGTTTGCATAGGAAGAACCGACATTTAGTAGAAGTATATTTTGGCAATTGGATGagatttttttggttattttttattgacattttatttttacggctttttgtcaaaatattagatttatttttatttatttaatttttttattcttttagcAATTAATGAGAttcttttggttttttttttattgactattatatgtttttttttaaaattaaggcttttaaattttgtgttattttaatgATTACAAAATATAGATCATAGATGTATTGCTCAAATTAGATGATACAATGATTAAGTAATGGttagataaaatttaaattgtgattaattatttagaatgtgatttgttttaaaatttgtaaaatgATGACATTATGCGCCGTATATGAAAATTTGGCATGGACAATTACCTTAATTAATCGTtgttaaaagtaatttttttacaCGCTTGATTGCATATTTTTCTATGGGTTTTTACTAATGGGAATAAAAACCTCACAAAAAAATTTTCACGCCAATGAGAGTGGTCTAAAGAATTTTAccatttatattacaaatttgaataattaattttgttatcctcattttaatattttattaatatttatatggcatatatgtttttaacaaactttatttaacatttatatATTGCTTATAGTCCTTAAATGTTTCCTACtaactttaattaaatatatttttaataattataatctcaatatatttcccattaactttatgttaatattttttaaagctAATTGTCCTCACTTATATtccattaaaattattattcaataaataatatatctatcagctaaaaattctattttttttctctctacAATTTTCTCTCCTTGGTCTCCATAATTATAACCATCTCAAACGCTTTGCTCTCTTTTGTCTCTATTAGCTATCAGAGTATACACATACATGAACTTACACATTATTTGTTAAAAAACCATTCCTAAACCATGAATTCTACAACTTCCATTAATGAACTCATGGGTTCTACCCACACTTTTTCCACCCAAAATTTCCCAATCTCAAAAATCAAAACTCTAGAAATCTTCCTTGCACTATCAACTTTCATCACCATACATTCTATAAGGCAAAGAAAGCATCAAGGATTACCCACATGGCCATTACTAGGAATGCTCCCTTCTTTGATTCTTGGTCTTAGACACAATCCATACGAATGGTTCACCGATCTCCTTCGCCGTCGAAACGGGACATTTATATTCAAAGGACCATGGCTAAGCAACCTCCATTGTGTTCTTACGGCTAACCCCTCTAACATTGAATACTTGCTCAAGACCAACTTCTTGAACTTTCCTAAGGGTGATTATTACAAACAAAACATGGAAGAACTGCTCGGtaatgataaatttgttattgagCTTATACACGACAAATCCGCATAAAAAGAGAGTTGGCTGCACATAAACTTGATGAGGTTCAGTTCTAAAACCAATTGACTATAAGAGGAGTAGCCTATCAAGATTATATGCTAGTcaacttcttttctttttttcgaTATGAAATCTCATGTGGGTTATTTTTGCAACATTCCCCTTCACATGTGAGCCCATTCTTTTTAATTGGGCAAAAACATTATTCTTTTCTACAAGGACATTgttttttatagaaaaacaattttgttttgtttccaGTTGATTGAAGGCtctaatacaaaaataaatttgtattgGACTTATACACAAGAAGATCTACATAAGAGGGAGGAGAGTTAACTGCATGCATACATGTTAGTTaacttctttttaatttttcgaTTTGAAATCTTATGTAGGTTATTTTTCCGACAGGTAACGGAATCTTTGCAGCTGATTATGAAACATGGCAGCAACACCGGAAGATCTTAAGCATGGAATTTCATACTCCAAGATTCCAGGAACTAACGGTGCAATCATTACTTCAATTAGTCCATTCCAGACTCATCCCTATAATGGAAGATTCCATAAAGAAATCCACAGTTATAGACTTACAAGACATTCTTCTTCGCTTAACATTCGATAATGTCTGTATGGTCGCCCTCGGTGCAGATCCTGGGTGCCTATCATCTCCATTACCCGACATTCTTTTTGCTCGTGCATTCGAGCACACGACTGAAACGATCTTATTTCGTTTTTGCACTCCAACTTGTGTATGGAAACTAATGAGATATTTTAATCTCGGCCCTGAAAGAGCATTAAAAACGTCGATTAAAAAAGTTAATGaatttgtggatgaaattaTTCGAATTCGAAAAAACGAGAAACTTAAGGAAAGATCTGATTTGCTTGCTGTTCTTATGAAATTAAGGGACGATGAAAAATTTTTAAGGGATGTTtgtgttaatattattattgctgGAAGGGATACTTCATCTGTGGCAATTAGCTGGTTTTTTTGGCTTCTTGATCAACACTTAGACgtggaaaagaaaattttggaTGAGATTCATAGGATTATAAGTGAAAGGGGAGATTTTAAGGAAGATGATAGAGACTGTGTCGTGTTTCAGCCAGAGGAAATTAAGAAAATGGAGTATTTACATGCTGCTATTTCTGAGGCTTTAAGGTTGTACCCTTCTGTGCCTATAGATCACAAAGAGGTaaattctataatgctcatcctatttttgaagtgtgattaattTGTTTAGTAaatgttaataaattaaattaacgaTGGAAGATTCTGACCATGTTTGATCGCAAAGGGCTCTAAAAGATTGAGGGTCTCAATAGTAAattatttggcatatgttaAGGGTCTAAAGACGcatttagaaaaatatcataatttttaaaattgctcCGGACTTTTAAAGAATTATCAATTTTTGCTTTACCTTTTCTGGTTAGTAGTTAATGTTAAATAGTGGGAATTGTAATGGAAACTTGGTATTATATTTTGGTGGGAAAATCTTAATAGACATGTTTGCTCTAttttaattatctcattttcttcgtaaaattaattccaatacaaaactatttagagATAGGagtagtaatgaaaatttgtgaatttaaaaagattttaatgaTCAACTTTTTATTACCGTGGGAATGACAtagtatatt harbors:
- the LOC130799230 gene encoding cytochrome P450 86B1-like, which codes for MNSTTSINELMGSTHTFSTQNFPISKIKTLEIFLALSTFITIHSIRQRKHQGLPTWPLLGMLPSLILGLRHNPYEWFTDLLRRRNGTFIFKGPWLSNLHCVLTANPSNIEYLLKTNFLNFPKGDYYKQNMEELLGNGIFAADYETWQQHRKILSMEFHTPRFQELTVQSLLQLVHSRLIPIMEDSIKKSTVIDLQDILLRLTFDNVCMVALGADPGCLSSPLPDILFARAFEHTTETILFRFCTPTCVWKLMRYFNLGPERALKTSIKKVNEFVDEIIRIRKNEKLKERSDLLAVLMKLRDDEKFLRDVCVNIIIAGRDTSSVAISWFFWLLDQHLDVEKKILDEIHRIISERGDFKEDDRDCVVFQPEEIKKMEYLHAAISEALRLYPSVPIDHKEVVGEDMFPDGTILKKGTKVLYSIYSMGRMESIWGMDCREYKPERWLKNGHFMNKSAFKFTAFNGGPRLCLGKQFSYYQMKFVAASLIFRYRVQVVQNQLVQPRLALTLYIKHGLKVKLTRRS